One Ricinus communis isolate WT05 ecotype wild-type chromosome 2, ASM1957865v1, whole genome shotgun sequence DNA segment encodes these proteins:
- the LOC8281718 gene encoding protein TRACHEARY ELEMENT DIFFERENTIATION-RELATED 7A produces MDRQPHYSPSPPPYPYNSPPPPPPPPPPPPKPPMCNDTIPPPPPPPPPCNYTPPPIICECICPPPDHWPPYDHHAPPPYSMAPPPYSKAPSPMSPDSNHDTTYIAVFVSLGGVFFLAFLALGLFCLAKKRKKVVTMIPAAGEACMEERQHIQETITTSPCGEQTISVTIDDVRQVHEIAEAGITEPGSHDHHHHHHNNG; encoded by the coding sequence ATGGATCGTCAACCTCATTATTCTCCTTCACCACCTCCTTACCCTTACAATTCTCCtcctccacctccacctccaccaccaccgCCTCCAAAACCACCTATGTGTAACGATACCATAccgccgccgccgccgccTCCTCCTCCATGTAACTATACTCCGCCGCCAATAATATGTGAATGCATATGCCCACCACCAGATCACTGGCCTCCTTATGATCATCATGCACCACCTCCATATTCTATGGCACCACCACCATATTCTAAGGCACCATCACCAATGAGCCCCGACAGTAACCACGACACCACCTACATAGCAGTGTTCGTATCATTAGGAGGGGTTTTCTTTCTTGCATTCCTTGCACTTGGGTTATTCTGTTTGGccaagaaaaggaagaaagtggTAACAATGATTCCAGCTGCAGGTGAGGCTTGTATGGAAGAACGTCAACATATCCAAGAGACTATCACTACTAGCCCTTGCGGTGAACAGACTATAAGTGTCACTATAGATGATGTTAGACAAGTTCATGAAATTGCAGAAGCTGGTATCACTGAACCAGGGTCTCatgatcatcatcatcatcatcacaaTAATGGCTAG
- the LOC8281717 gene encoding leucine-rich repeat extensin-like protein 3, with product MAYPYYSPPPPSPPLPPPPSNHYYVHSPPPPPHQHHHKPSSPPHHHHRHHPKSPPTPKHHHGHPRPLPPFPAPQSPPRDYTHPPPPSHSPTGPAPVPSPYETKPPYNSPPKATPTGPAQEPSPQKPTPPKPYPPSHAPSPAPPPESPPSVYPLSPPIPSKGPVSPPQYPPYASAAPTPPIPGYTPPVYGAPPPIFNAVPPSSNVVAPPPGNNHTTIIAQYQLFV from the exons ATGGCTTATCCATACTATTCCCCTCCACCACCTTCACCACCCCTACCACCACCTCCATCAAACCACTATTATGTCCATTCACCGCCGCCGCCACCTCATCAGCATCATCATAAGCCATCCTCACCACCACACCATCACCATCGCCATCATCCTAAGTCACCTCCAACACCAAAACATCACCATGGCCACCCTAGGCCACTCCCACCATTCCCAGCTCCACAATCACCTCCACGTGATTATACACACCCACCACCACCATCTCATTCACCTACTGGCCCAGCCCCAGTGCCTAGTCCCTATGAAACAAAACCACCATATAATTCTCCACCAAAAGCAACTCCTACTGGACCAGCACAGGAACCCTCTCCTCAAAAGCCAACACCACCTAAACCCTATCCGCCAAGCCATGCTCCGAGTCCAGCTCCACCACCAGAGTCACCACCATCAGTTTATCCTTTATCACCTCCAATCCCATCAAAAGGTCCAGTTTCACCACCTCAGTACCCTCCATATGCATCAGCAGCACCAACACCACCTATTCCCGGCTACACTCCTCCTGTTTATGGTGCACCCCCGCCAATATTTAACGCAGTACCACCTTCATCAAATGTAGTGGCACCACCACCAGGAAACAACCACACAACTATTATTGCA CAATACCAGCTGTTTGTATAG